A part of Vicugna pacos chromosome 14, VicPac4, whole genome shotgun sequence genomic DNA contains:
- the GPR18 gene encoding N-arachidonyl glycine receptor produces the protein MTTPHNQAQPGPSNNSHPDEYKIAALVFYSCIFIIGLFVNVTALWVFSCTTKKRTTVTIYMMNVALLDLIFIMSLPFRMFYYAKGEWPFGEYFCQILGALTVFYPSIALWLLAFISADRYMAIVQPKYAKELKNTFKAVLACVGVWIMTLTTTIPLLLLYEDPDKASTPPTCLKISDIIHLKAVNVLNFTRLIFFFLIPLFIMIGCYLVIIHSLLHGKTSKLKPKVKEKSIRIIITLMVQVLVCFTPFHICFAFLMLGGDENSYNPWAAFTTFLMNLSTCLDVILYYIVSKQFQARVISVMLYRNYLRSVRRKSFRSGSLRSLSNVNSEML, from the coding sequence ATGACCACCCCTCACAATCAAGCTCAACCTGGCCCTTCTAACAACTCACATCCAGATGAATACAAAATCGCAGCCCTTGTCTTCTACAGTTGTATCTTCATCATTGGACTATTTGTTAACGTCACTGCCTTATGGGTTTTCAGTTGTACCACCAAGAAGAGAACCACTGTGACCATCTACATGATGAATGTGGCGTTACTGGACTTAATATTTATAATGAGCTTACCCTTTCGAATGTTTTATTATGCAAAAGGTGAATGGCCCTTTGGAGAGTACTTCTGCCAAATCCTTGGGGCTCTCACAGTGTTTTACCCAAGTATTGCTCTATGGCTTCTTGCTTTCATTAGTGCCGACAGATACATGGCCATTGTACAGCCAAAATACGCCAAGGAACTTAAAAACACGTTCAAGGCCGTGCTAGCGTGTGTAGGAGTCTGGATAATGACCCTGACCACCACTATCCCACTCCTGCTGCTCTATGAAGACCCAGATAAAGCCTCCACGCCCCCCACCTGCCTCAAAATTTCTGACATCATCCACTTAAAAGCTGTTAACGTGCTGAACTTCACACGactgatatttttcttcttgattcctCTGTTCATCATGATTGGGTGCTACTTGGTCATTATTCACAGTCTCCTTCACGGTAAGACATCTAAGCTGAAACCCAAAGTCAAAGAGAAGTCTATAAGGATCATCATCACGCTCATGGTGCAGGTGCTCGTCTGCTTCACACCTTTCCACATCTGCTTCGCTTTCCTGATGCTGGGAGGGGACGAGAACAGCTACAACCCCTGGGCAGCCTTCACCACCTTCCTCATGAACCTCAGCACCTGTCTGGATGTGATTCTCTACTACATTGTTTCGAAACAATTTCAGGCTCGGGTCATCAGCGTCATGCTATACCGCAATTACCTTCGGAGCGTGCGCAGAAAAAGCTTCCGCTCAGGTAGCTTACGCTCACTAAGCAATGTGAACAGTGAAATGTTATGA